The sequence CCATGGTAGTTCTGTTTCTTATATAACCTGCATTCTTGCCACCAAAAGCTCTAACACGCAGCATCAAAATTCAATTCTGTCCCTCCAGGACTGCGTTCTGATCATGACCCTTCTTAGAGTTCCTCTTCTGGAGGAATTAGGGGAGTGGTGAGCTCTGGATTTCCCTTAGAGTTTAGGGTACACAGACAAGCGGTCCCTGTAGTTTGTGAGGTCAGCCTCGCTGATCCTGAAGAGAGGGTGTCCCAGGCTCTTAAGCACAGTGGGGAGAGACCGGGTGGCCCGTCCGAGAGCCAACAACCACCGGGCTTCTCCATCCGTCTCTGGAGGTGCCGTGGCTGCACCAGACCCCGGGGATTCACAGGGCCTGCACTAGCACCAGGAGGCTCATGACCAGGGCCATGGAGAAGAAGATGCCCAGGAAGAAGCGATCCATCACACGGGCCAGCCGCTTCCAGTCCTCATGGCGGCGCTGCGCAGCCCGGTGGCTGTGGAAGGCGTTAGCAATGGTAGCCACGTGGTGCAGCAGGGCTTCCTGACGGCACAGACACCGGGGCTCACGGCAAGGAACTGCTGGAGGGCGAGCCCCTCCGTCAGGAGGTCGGGGACTGGGGGATGATTCCGGTGGTCTAGCCTGCCCACAGGGCTCCCCTCGTTCCCGCACGCACAAGCCTCGTGCCAGGCGTCCAAGCAGGAGGGTCCGGGCCCAGGCTGGCACTGGTCGGGCGCTGGGACCACAGTAATGCAGGTTCATGATAAGGATGGTGAGTGCCGTGGAAAATGTGACCATGGTCATGGTGGCCATGTAGTACTTCCCTGCAAGAGAGAGTAGGCTGGGGCCCAGAGCGAGAACTGAGCTTGCCCACCGCCTCAACACAGGGAGGCACCAGCTCCCCCACCAGGAGGCTCTCAAGGCCCTCCCTGTCCCAGTCCCAGTGGAGGCGGCGGCAGGTAAGGGCTAAGGTCTCCTCGTTCCTAGTTCTTGCGAGTGGGTTCTCAGAAGCTCCCCGCTCCCTAGTTGTTCTCCCCACTGCTGGACGCTGCACCCTCACCCCCAATCCGTGAAAGTCACGGTCTCAAATAGCACAAGCACCACCTGGGGCAAGTTAGCGATCCTTTTGGCACAACTGGGATAACAGAGCCTATCTCAGGTTGGTGGTGATGCCTCAGTGaattagtacaaaaaaaaaaaaataatcaagtgtttaggagagtgcctggcacactgccAGAACCCAGCGCATTTTGCCTGCGGACCGGaccgtggggtggggtggggtggggtgtccTTCCCGGAAGGGgccttctcctcctgccctccccttcccgcACGGACTTGGCGCTGCTCTGCGGGGGGTGGGGCGCCCGTCCCGCTCGCCGCCCCGCCCCGGTGGAGGCCCCCACGGGCGTCCGCAGCCccaggtgtgggggtggggtgggggtggggtgggggcgccgcgcccggcccggcccggcccggcccggctcaCCGATGAGCGGCACGCTCTCCGCCGGCGGCATGCTCTCTGCCAGCAGCAGCTGGAAGACGGTGAGCGCCAGCAGCACCGTGACGCCCAGTGACACCTTCTCGCCCGAGTCTGCGGGCAGGTGGAAGGCGAGCGGCGCGAGCAGCGAGATGAGCACGCAGGGCAGCAGCAGGTTGCACACGtaggcggcggcgcggcggcgcaGCAGCAGCGTGAAGGTCACGTCGGGGTAGGGCTCGGAGCAGCAGCCGTAGGTGAGCACGCGCCGCCGCGCCGGCATGCCCAGCACGCGCCACTCCACGTTCTCCACGAAGTCGGCCAGGCCGGCGGCGGCGCCGCGCGGCCGCACGTCCAGCTGGTGCCCCCCGTGCGTCCAGGAGCCGAACGTCAGGCCGCAGCGCTGCGCGTCGAACGGGAAGGCGGACACGTCCACGCGGCACGAGCTGCGCGTGATGGCCGGCGCGTCCCAGCGCACGGCGCCGTCGTGCCGCAGAACCACGTTGGTGCTGGCGGAGGCCGGCGGCTGGGCGTCCGCCCTGCGGGcagagggggcggggctgcgcgggcggggcggggccgagggcggggCGTCCGCCTGCGGGcagagggggcggggctgcgcgggcGGGGCCGAGGGTGGGACGTCCGCCCTGCGGGcagagggggcggggctgcgcgggcggggcggggccggggcggggccaagggccgggggcggggcgtcCGCCTGCGGGcagagggggcggggctgcgcgggcggggcggggccgagggcggggCGTCCGCCTGCGGGcagagggggcggggctgcgcgggcgggccgggggcggggccaggggccggggcggggccaggggccgggggcggggccggcacCCTGCAGGGCCTctcccgccgcgcccgcgcccagATGGTGGAGGGGTGGCCCACACGCCCTGGGAGCTGACCCACATCTAGGCCAGGGCCGTGGGAAAACACACCTGTCCCGGTCGGCCCCCCGCTGCAGCGTCACCCGTGAATCTCCTcgagcccccccccacccccccgcccaccggGGCAATGTGCAGAGCCCTACGTTGTCTGGGAACCACACAACTGGTTTCCGAGGCATAAAGGAATGCTCCAGAGGGTTAGGCCCTGGAGGAAGCCCCTAGGCAGGTCCTCAGGGAGACCTGGGAGACTTGGAGCGGCCCCGAAGGCTGGAATATGCCATCTAAAGGCACTTGTGCCCCAGAACCCTTTCTGTACTACATACAGAACTGGCCCCGGACCACACAGTGCGTCCCCAGGAGACACTCAGCCTGGGTTGGCTGGGGACAGACTAAAGTGGGGGTGTCATGGAGGGGCTCTGAACTGCCGGCAGCTTACAAGGGTCCTGGGGGGAAAGCTTCCAGGGCAGCATAGCAACCAGGTTAGGTTGGGGAGTTGGGGAATCACTGCATACCCAGAGCCAAGGGCAACTgtagggcgggggaggggaggggaggggcccaggcAGGCAGTACTTGTTATAGAGTACGATGTCTGGTCGCCACACGAGACTGCTGGGGATGCGGATAGCATCCAGGCCACCATAGGCATCAGGGTCCCATCGTAGGTAGGCATCTGTCCACTCCTGTCGGATCCACAGGTACAGGGTCAGCACCTGGTTCCGCTCATCCTagtgggaggcagggagtgggCACAGATGTGGGCGCATATATGCACACCCTTCCCTGTGTGTACGCACTCACCTACAGCGCTCTGGACAGCAGCCATAAACCCAGCTGGCTCACAGTCCAGTTCCTACCCAGGCCTGACCTTGCTATGTGGTCTTGgcagattcttttcttctttaggcTTCCGTTTCCTTAGTAGTTACGTGGGCTATAATCCCTGCTAGGCAGCAATGCAAGTGCGCAAAGTGTTGGGCACACTGTGGGTACCTGCCCAGCAGTTAGTATCCAACAGTTAGTAGCTCTTATTATTGTTGGTAATATTAACATTCACAGAAAATAATTGTTTGGAGAATAATCCCAGTCTCTCACTAAGCCCCAACCCCATTCCATGACACTGCCGCAGGCATGGTCCACACTTGtactaccaccaccacacacCATGTCAATGATCTGGGACAATGTCACCTCCAGGGTCACGTTCAGAGCCTGGTCTGTGTCCGCCACAGGTCTCAGAGCACTTGTGTAGTTGGCGAAGAGGTCACGGAACAGCTTGTGAGCCAGCCTGCCCTCGGCTCCCAAGCACCCTGAAGGACCAGGAAGAAGCGTTGTCCATTTGAGGCCCTTGTCCAGGGGCATCTCCTCACACCCTCCACTCCCACAAGGCTGGCGTCCCGTCACCTGCTTCTGATGCTATAGGCCATTCCCTCCTGAAAACACTGCTTTCCCTAGGCTTTTGTGGCCACACTTTCAGCCCCTGACTCAAGTACTGTTCCCCAGAATCCTGGGtgttgggcttttctttttttttttttttttcagcccagATTTTTCTTCTGAGCTCGAGACCCATAAATACAGTTCACTCCTGAATGTCCTACTCTGTAGGTCCAAAATATGAACTCATTTCCTCCCCTCCTGTTCTGAAACCTGTTCCTTGTTCTGTGTTCCCCATCTCAGCAAACAGCACCCACTCCGGGTGACCTCAGCCAGAAATCTGTGCATTATCCTTCCTATCTGCTGCCTCCCCCTGCAATCCAGCCAGTGCCCAAGTCCTGCCAGCCATGCTGCTGGGCATCTTTTGAACATTTAGTCGCCCCTGAAGCTTGAGTGGATCCCagcagcagcctccccactgctcctgctgCCGGTTCGGTCTCTCTAACCATCCTCCACGTTTCTGAGATGAGGGTTTTAGACACTCAAGTCTGACCAGGCCAGTAGCTGCTTAACACTATTCAATGGCCCCCCATTGCCTGctggataaagtccaaactctgCCTGGCATTCAATGTCCTTCGTGAtctgctccccaccccgcccctggcTTTTCCATCACTGCTCCCACCACAGCCAGGCAGATCTCCTGTCATCCTCTTCAGCACCTCCGTCCTCCCTGCCACCCAGATAGAGCGCTTATTCCCAGCACAGTAGTGAAGAGAAATGGGATGTGGAGAGAGATCTGGGGAGGAAGGGAACAGCAGCAGTGCCCAGAGAGGCAGGGCTGGTTTGCTGCACTTCACACCTGGAAGTGGTGAGAACAGAAACAGAAGGCCCAGGCTGGAGACAGAGAAGCCGAGGCTGAGGCGGTGGCTCCTGGGCCCCATGGCTCTGCCACAGCAAGAGGTAGGGCGGGTCTCTGGGGGTGAGCCTCCTGGTCAGATGGAGGGCAGCATCAGGCCCTGCTGGCAAGGATGATGTGGACGATACCTGGAAGTCAGAAGGAAGTCTGAGGTCTCTGCCGGGGAGTCCGGCGGCCCTTCCAGTTCTCTGACCCTCCTGTTTGTACCTGCCCTCGGATTTTAGTGCTTGCATTGGGGCATCTGCTCTTTCTCCTCCACTGGTTGGCCCTTGCCTCTTCAGGCCTCTTCCCCGTGcttgtctctgccccacccccccacccccgccccctttACCTTGTCTCAACTCAGCCTGTCTCCATTTCCTTGTGTCTTTTCCTCTGGAActcttttttttgctttctgcCCTTTTTGACTTTGGTCTTCCTCCAacactctcttcctttctccttcctccttctgcttTAGCCCCCTAACTTCCTTTCTCTATTCCCCATACCTGGACTCCGGATGAGCCTGGCTCATTCTCAGCACAACAGGGGCAGGGACTCAGAGGGCTCCGGGCTGCAGGCCCCTCTCATCTGCCCTTTTCCTTAGCTTAATTACAGGGTTGGGACACTTGTGCCCATGGGAACAGAGCAACTGAAATTGACACCTCAGGTCACTGGGACCTAAATTATTCAAATTGTAACACAGCACCCAGACTCAGCTCAAGCCCAGGCTGGGGTGTTGGAAGACACAGAGGTACTGGGGTCAGGAGCTGCAAAAGACTGGGCTTAAGGGTGTGAGGGGCCAGACCTGTGTATGGTGTTGTCCTCCTACCTCTGCCACCATTGTTGAATTCttgaggctcttttttttttattgtatttaaattcacttGATTAACATAcggtgtattattagtttcagagatagaattcagtgattaaTCAGTTGCAaataacaacacccagtgctcattacatcacatgcccttctgaattgcccatcacccagttaacctatccccccacccaccctgaggCTCCCTTTAGACAGTCAGTTCTGCCTCAAGTGAGAGATGGAGCACATCTGTTCAGGCTAGGCACTTGGTGCCAAGCACGCTCTGCCTGGTGGGAAGGGGGCTGAGCCTCAGGCTGCTCTGGGTGGTCCCACAAAGCAGGAAATGGAGCTCACAATCTTTACCTCCAACTGCCTACAGCCATCCCCATCTGAGCCTGTGTTCTCCCCCAGCCTAAACACTGACATTGGGTAGCAGGGAAAATATAGGCTTTACAGTCACTCTCAGCTCTGTTGTATGAGCTGTCTAATCTGGGCAAGATACCGAGACTCTCTGGTTTATGTTTTCATACGGGATAATGGGATTAACAGTCCTCACTTCAGAAgttatgaggattgaatgagacAAGGCAAGTACCTCGCATATTGCTTGATGCACAGCAGTCAACCAAAAGTAGATATACCATAATCCCAGTGGATTAGTTAGACCATTCTACCTTCAGGAACGCACACTTAGATTCACAAGTCCCCGGCCCCCAGCAACCACCATTACACTTTC is a genomic window of Canis lupus familiaris isolate Mischka breed German Shepherd chromosome 21, alternate assembly UU_Cfam_GSD_1.0, whole genome shotgun sequence containing:
- the CHRNA10 gene encoding neuronal acetylcholine receptor subunit alpha-10, which encodes MGPRSHRLSLGFSVSSLGLLFLFSPLPGCLGAEGRLAHKLFRDLFANYTSALRPVADTDQALNVTLEVTLSQIIDMDERNQVLTLYLWIRQEWTDAYLRWDPDAYGGLDAIRIPSSLVWRPDIVLYNKADAQPPASASTNVVLRHDGAVRWDAPAITRSSCRVDVSAFPFDAQRCGLTFGSWTHGGHQLDVRPRGAAAGLADFVENVEWRVLGMPARRRVLTYGCCSEPYPDVTFTLLLRRRAAAYVCNLLLPCVLISLLAPLAFHLPADSGEKVSLGVTVLLALTVFQLLLAESMPPAESVPLIGKYYMATMTMVTFSTALTILIMNLHYCGPSARPVPAWARTLLLGRLARGLCVRERGEPCGQARPPESSPSPRPPDGGARPPAVPCREPRCLCRQEALLHHVATIANAFHSHRAAQRRHEDWKRLARVMDRFFLGIFFSMALVMSLLVLVQAL